The DNA segment ATTACCCGGTGGATCTGCCAGATGTGCTGGACCGGAATTATGAATCCGACATTATCAACGAGAAGTACGATTTCATTCAGGAAGTCATCCGTGAAGTGCTGGTCAATAAAGACCGCCAGGATGCTTTGACACAGAAAGTAGATCGTGTGCTGACCCACCGGGTATGGAGTATCCCTATTTTCCTGGCAATTATGGCCTTAGTCTTTTTCCTTACCTTTACGATTGGAGACTGGCTGAAGGGATATTTTGAAATGGGAATAGAAAGCCTGTCTGGCGCAGTCAACAGCGGATTGATTGCTGCTGGCGTCAACGATGTGCTGCGTTCTCTATTGGTAGATGGCATCATCGCTGGCGTAGGTGGTATTCTGACCTTCCTTCCAAATATTTTCATCCTGTTTCTTGCTCTGGCCTTTCTTGAGGACAGCGGTTATATGGCGCGTGTTGCTTATGTCATGGAGGGGATTATGAGCAAGCTGGGGTTATCCGGCAGGGCCTTTATTCCGATGATACTGGGCTTTGGATGTACCGTCCCGGCAATTATGGCATCACGAACTCTGGAAAACCGGCGAGACCGTTTTAAGGTCATGCTGGTTACTCCCTTTATGAGCTGCAGCGCCCGTTTGCCAATCTACATCCTGTTTGCAGAGATGTTCTTCGCAGAGCGTGCGATGCTGGTGGCATATTCCATGTACCTGATCGGCCTGGTGGTTGCAATCCTCGTGGCGGCGGTCATCCATTTGATTGACCGCAGGACTTCAGAAAACTATCTTTTGATTGAGCTGCCGGAATACAAAGCACCCAGCTCCAGAACCGTTGCAATTTATGTTTGGGAAAAGGTAAAAGACTATCTGACCAAAGCAGGCACCACCATTTTTGTGGCCTCTATTCTCATGTGGATCATCCTGAATTTCGGGCCGCATGGCTACACAACAGAAATGACGGAGAGTTTCGGAGCTATTTTGGGACATTGGCTGGTTCCGTTCTTTGCTCCCATTGGATTGGGGTTCTGGCAGATTGCCGTCGCTTTGATTGCCGGTATTTCCGCGAAAGAAGTGGTGGTATCCAGCTGCGCCGTCTTGTTCGGGGTCCCGAATATCAATTCTGCTGCGGGGATGGACACGCTGGTTGGTATCCTGGGTGCAGCAGGCTTTGGGCAGCTTAATGCCTTCTGTCTGATGATTTTTTGCCTGCTGTACATTCCTTGTGCCGCTACATTGGCAACAATCCGTAAAGAAGCGGCCAGCACCCGGTGGATGCTGTTGTCCGCCCTGTTCCAGTTAGTTGTAGCATGGATCATTACCTTTATTATTTATCGAATAGGACTTCTTGTGTGAGGTGGGAATTATGACATTTAAAAAGTTTTTACGTTTCGCCATCATTATTTCTGCGATTGGCGTTGGATTTTTAGCAGTAAGGAATCTTCTGCGCGAAGAATAAAAATGGGAGAAAGCTGGCAGAGTCCATTTCTGTCGGCAGAAAGACAAAATGAGTATTATTGAATCTGTAAAAAACACGGCCTTCACTGCGGCCGTCAATATGGCATTGAATTACCTGGAGAAAGATCCGGAAACCAATATCCCCAAAACCATGAATCTGATTGATAAGGCTTTGCCTGATGGCTGGTATGAGAGCCAGCGGGCGGCCTTCCGAAAGGCGATTGATGAAAAGGGAAATTGGTATGAGCTGATTTTGAAAGTCTACCAGTTGGATACCGGCGTGCGAAAAACCTTGTTCCAGAATTTCATCATCAATTCGGCCTTAAAAGGCGGAGCCATCCAGGAAGAGATGCGGAAAAAAGAAAAATGCAATGTTCCATGGGCAATTCTGCTGGACCCTACATCAGCCTGCAATCTGCATTGTACCGGCTGCTGGGCTGCCGAGTACGGCCACAAGCTGAACTTGGGCCTGGAAGCGATTGACCGTATCATCCAGCAGGGTAAGGATTTAGGCGTTTATATGTATATCTACACAGGCGGGGAGCCAATGGTTCGCAAAAAGGATCTGATTACCCTCTGTGAACGGCACCCTGATTGTGCATTCCTGTCATTTACAAATGGTACGCTGATTGATGAAACATTCTGCCAGGAGATGCTGCGGGTAAAAAACTTTGTCCCGGCGATCAGCTTGGAAGGATTTGAAACGGCAAATGACGGGCGCAGAGGCAGCGGCGTTTTTGAAAAGGTCATGCGCGCCATGGATTTGCTGCGGGAACATAACCTGCCTTTTGGCGTTTCCACCTGCTATACCAGCGCGAACTATGAGGACATCAGCAGTGAATCATTTTTCGATATGATGATTAACATGGGCGCTATGTTCGTGTGGTTTTTCCACTATATGCCCGTTGGCAATGAGGCGGTTCCAGAGCTTTTGCCAACACCGGAGCAGAGAAGAACAGTCTATGAGCGTATTCGGGCATTTCGGAGTACGAAGCCGATCTTCAGTATGGATTTTCAGAATGATGCGGAGTATGTGGGCGGCTGCATCGCCGGAGGGCGTAATTACCTACATATCAATGCTGCCGGGGATGTTGAGCCTTGCGTATTCATTCACTACTCTAATGTGAACATCCATGACTGCACTTTGCTGGAGGCACTGAAAAGTCCAATCTTTATGGCTTACCATGATGGGCAGCCATTCAACAAGAATATGTTGCGGCCCTGCCCTCTGCTGGAGAACCCGCAGATCTTGAGAGAGATGGTAAAGCGCACCGGTGCAAAATCGACAGATTTGCAGTCACCGGAATCGGTAGACCATCTCTGCGACAAGTGCGAACTGTATGCAAAGAACTGGCAGCCCACGGCGGATGAGTTGTGGAGTGCCGGCCAGAAAGGAGTCTGAATGATTGTAACAGGCGTAATTGCAGTCGGGATTGTTCTCTATGCGGTATGGGCTGTTCGGAAGATCCATCGGGATCGGAAGAATGGTTCCTGCTGCAGTGGTGGTTGCTCCGGCTGTGTAGGTAAGGAATATTGCAATAAATAAACTGTATCTGGCCGATGCCCATGTTTGACAAAGGGTGTCAGACTGTATCACAAAGGCGACCGGCGCAGGATGGCGGCAGCTGTCCGGATATGGACGGGGAAATGCGGGCGCTGGCCTGTCAAACAGGACGCCATGAGCGACACCGACTTTGAGGCGCGGCGGTTTCAGTTTACAGACGGGTAATCAAATAAAATCGAAACGCCGGACGTGGGGCTGTTTGGCCTCTGCGTCCGGCGCTCTTTATAAATATGGATTTTGCTACCTCTTTCTTCCAATATATCTACATACTTTCTTTCTATATTCCAAGTATTCGTCTCCGAATGTTTT comes from the Eubacteriaceae bacterium Marseille-Q4139 genome and includes:
- the feoB gene encoding ferrous iron transport protein B — its product is MSESMTIGFIGNPNCGKTTLFNAYTGANLKVANWPGVTVEKVEGAIKDHDMTIRLVDLPGTYSLTSYTMEEQVSRQFILSDEVDVIIDVADASALERNLYLTLQLLELGKPVVLALNMMDIVEKRGMEIDTHRLPEMLGIPVIPVSARKRTGLDVLLHAAAHHKDCKDPDCLIHHHNYTSKHRHDHHSEYAMVYSDTIEDKIDLIMAELKKKYPGLTNYRWYAIKLLEQDKEITEHYPVDLPDVLDRNYESDIINEKYDFIQEVIREVLVNKDRQDALTQKVDRVLTHRVWSIPIFLAIMALVFFLTFTIGDWLKGYFEMGIESLSGAVNSGLIAAGVNDVLRSLLVDGIIAGVGGILTFLPNIFILFLALAFLEDSGYMARVAYVMEGIMSKLGLSGRAFIPMILGFGCTVPAIMASRTLENRRDRFKVMLVTPFMSCSARLPIYILFAEMFFAERAMLVAYSMYLIGLVVAILVAAVIHLIDRRTSENYLLIELPEYKAPSSRTVAIYVWEKVKDYLTKAGTTIFVASILMWIILNFGPHGYTTEMTESFGAILGHWLVPFFAPIGLGFWQIAVALIAGISAKEVVVSSCAVLFGVPNINSAAGMDTLVGILGAAGFGQLNAFCLMIFCLLYIPCAATLATIRKEAASTRWMLLSALFQLVVAWIITFIIYRIGLLV
- a CDS encoding radical SAM protein, with the protein product MSIIESVKNTAFTAAVNMALNYLEKDPETNIPKTMNLIDKALPDGWYESQRAAFRKAIDEKGNWYELILKVYQLDTGVRKTLFQNFIINSALKGGAIQEEMRKKEKCNVPWAILLDPTSACNLHCTGCWAAEYGHKLNLGLEAIDRIIQQGKDLGVYMYIYTGGEPMVRKKDLITLCERHPDCAFLSFTNGTLIDETFCQEMLRVKNFVPAISLEGFETANDGRRGSGVFEKVMRAMDLLREHNLPFGVSTCYTSANYEDISSESFFDMMINMGAMFVWFFHYMPVGNEAVPELLPTPEQRRTVYERIRAFRSTKPIFSMDFQNDAEYVGGCIAGGRNYLHINAAGDVEPCVFIHYSNVNIHDCTLLEALKSPIFMAYHDGQPFNKNMLRPCPLLENPQILREMVKRTGAKSTDLQSPESVDHLCDKCELYAKNWQPTADELWSAGQKGV
- a CDS encoding FeoB-associated Cys-rich membrane protein, coding for MIVTGVIAVGIVLYAVWAVRKIHRDRKNGSCCSGGCSGCVGKEYCNK